The following are from one region of the candidate division KSB1 bacterium genome:
- a CDS encoding Fic family protein, which yields MPFDPAKPYNALPLLPPKADLETKAVLKKAIAANKALAE from the coding sequence ATGCCGTTCGATCCGGCCAAACCCTACAATGCTCTGCCATTGCTGCCGCCCAAAGCAGATTTGGAAACAAAGGCTGTTTTAAAGAAAGCGATTGCCGCCAATAAAGCGTTGGCAGAGC